A window of the Sporosarcina sp. FSL K6-2383 genome harbors these coding sequences:
- a CDS encoding S41 family peptidase yields MKKILAAFLTILFLTLQIPLAQADTLDDIQYFIDTYYYGDVPKDLYTLTSVDEIIHTLDIYSRYLPANEYQSHLAAVATNKPTAKIASITIAPQTKQAVTSSMLPHNIGYLKIAQFTADLDQKVHDHWLALQQAGATELIIDLRYNGGGYVESAEQLLGYFPGVTDAYQLTTRTGTRMIQPVTTNVKFPQQTYVLVNRYSASASELVAVALQDQQAATIIGETTRGKGTIQSILPLEDGGALKLTIGEFAGPKGTKVHKKGITPTIQTEPNKEFITIYTQLIQMKKQSSL; encoded by the coding sequence ATGAAAAAAATACTCGCTGCATTCCTAACAATTCTCTTCCTTACCCTACAAATACCACTCGCCCAAGCTGATACCCTCGATGACATTCAATACTTCATCGACACCTACTACTACGGAGACGTCCCGAAAGACCTTTACACCCTGACATCTGTCGATGAAATCATCCATACACTTGATATCTACTCCCGTTACCTTCCTGCGAATGAATATCAAAGCCACCTTGCCGCAGTAGCCACGAATAAACCAACAGCCAAAATTGCATCGATAACAATAGCGCCCCAAACAAAACAAGCTGTCACATCATCTATGCTGCCTCACAACATCGGCTACTTAAAAATTGCTCAATTCACAGCCGACCTAGACCAAAAAGTTCACGACCATTGGCTCGCCTTACAACAAGCTGGCGCGACCGAACTCATCATCGACCTACGATATAATGGTGGAGGCTACGTCGAAAGCGCTGAACAACTACTCGGCTACTTTCCGGGAGTAACAGACGCCTACCAACTAACAACACGCACAGGCACGCGTATGATTCAACCGGTCACGACCAACGTAAAATTTCCACAACAAACCTATGTCCTTGTCAACCGATATTCCGCTTCCGCCTCTGAACTTGTCGCGGTCGCACTCCAAGACCAGCAAGCTGCCACCATTATTGGTGAAACAACAAGAGGGAAGGGTACCATTCAATCCATCCTTCCACTAGAAGACGGTGGGGCACTTAAACTAACAATCGGCGAATTCGCCGGACCCAAAGGAACCAAAGTCCATAAAAAAGGCATCACCCCAACCATCCAGACCGAACCAAACAAAGAATTCATCACCATCTACACCCAGCTTATCCAAATGAAAAAACAATCTTCTTTATAA
- a CDS encoding nucleotide sugar dehydrogenase yields the protein MTKNICVVGLGYIGLPTAVMFANNGVRVHGVDINEKAVSMIANKQLHIEENGLQQRLDQAIDEGMFTVSTQPVDAEVYIIAVPSPINADNTANLEYIRRATASVVPYLKKGALVILESTVPPKTVENVMLPELRQSNLTLGEDLFVSHSPERVIPGKIFEELINNDRIVGGITPQSAEMTKELYETFVKGAIHLTDATTAELVKVMENTYRDVNIAFANELAKIAETIDVDIWEAIRFANFHPRVNIHTPGPGVGGHCIAVDPWFLVELSPDKADIIKKARLTNDGMPKFTAQKAKALLAEQGIQQGKVAILGLAFKGDVDDLRESPSTVVIQELQNIGLNVVSFDPHIKELQHPTQVATLGEAVQQVDMIILTTDHTEFKNLDPQTLNTGDTKPLVLDTKNALNRDKWEQAGFRFFKLGDGKNKGNSSI from the coding sequence ATGACTAAAAATATATGTGTCGTCGGCCTCGGCTACATCGGCCTGCCGACAGCAGTTATGTTCGCGAACAACGGTGTCCGGGTACACGGCGTCGATATCAATGAAAAAGCAGTCAGCATGATCGCCAACAAACAACTTCATATAGAAGAGAATGGATTACAACAGCGTCTCGATCAAGCGATCGACGAAGGTATGTTTACCGTCTCAACGCAACCAGTAGATGCAGAAGTCTACATAATTGCAGTCCCATCACCTATTAACGCAGACAACACCGCTAACCTAGAGTACATCCGACGAGCAACAGCATCCGTCGTCCCTTATCTAAAAAAAGGAGCACTTGTCATACTCGAATCGACTGTGCCACCTAAAACAGTAGAAAACGTCATGCTACCAGAGCTTCGTCAATCGAATCTGACACTTGGTGAAGACCTTTTCGTCTCGCACTCACCAGAACGTGTTATCCCAGGGAAGATATTCGAAGAGCTCATCAACAACGATCGCATCGTTGGCGGTATTACGCCACAATCGGCGGAAATGACAAAAGAGCTGTACGAAACATTTGTCAAAGGGGCTATCCACCTAACAGATGCAACAACGGCAGAGCTTGTAAAAGTGATGGAAAACACGTATCGCGATGTTAACATCGCATTCGCCAACGAACTTGCTAAAATTGCGGAAACAATCGACGTGGATATCTGGGAAGCGATTCGCTTCGCTAATTTCCACCCGCGTGTCAACATCCATACACCAGGGCCAGGCGTTGGAGGGCATTGTATCGCAGTCGATCCGTGGTTCCTTGTGGAATTAAGCCCAGACAAAGCGGACATCATTAAAAAAGCACGTCTTACAAACGATGGAATGCCGAAATTCACTGCGCAAAAAGCGAAAGCGTTACTTGCAGAGCAAGGCATTCAACAAGGAAAAGTAGCCATCCTAGGACTTGCATTTAAAGGCGATGTCGACGATCTACGAGAAAGCCCATCTACAGTTGTTATTCAAGAGCTACAAAACATAGGACTGAACGTTGTCTCATTCGACCCGCATATCAAAGAGCTACAACATCCGACACAAGTGGCAACACTAGGAGAAGCAGTTCAGCAAGTAGATATGATCATTCTTACAACGGATCATACAGAATTCAAAAACCTTGACCCACAAACGCTTAACACAGGGGATACAAAGCCACTCGTGTTAGATACGAAAAACGCACTCAACCGAGACAAGTGGGAGCAAGCTGGATTCCGTTTCTTTAAACTCGGTGACGGCAAAAACAAAGGAAACTCTTCTATATGA
- a CDS encoding WecB/TagA/CpsF family glycosyltransferase has product MKEQILGVQVNTENYDQLIPKVFRNIEDKKKSLVVAINPEKLMKAKEDPELKALLNRAQFQIPDGIGVIIASKLQKGNIRSRVTGVDMMDHVVREAARTGHAIFLYGAKPGVADKAAQQLQQTYPDLIVAGTQDGYESNNDKIIDIINQAQPSILFVAMGSPKQEQWIEQHRDKLYPTLYQGVGGSFDVLAGNLKRAPAIFQRFGAEWLYRLLKEPSRLQRQMNLPKFLFEVFKQK; this is encoded by the coding sequence ATGAAAGAGCAGATTTTAGGGGTCCAAGTAAATACCGAAAACTACGACCAACTGATTCCAAAAGTCTTTCGCAATATCGAAGACAAGAAAAAGTCACTCGTCGTAGCCATTAACCCTGAAAAACTCATGAAGGCGAAGGAAGACCCGGAGCTAAAAGCGCTACTCAATCGGGCGCAGTTCCAAATCCCGGATGGTATCGGAGTCATCATTGCCTCCAAGCTACAAAAAGGCAACATCAGATCCCGTGTCACAGGTGTGGATATGATGGACCACGTCGTTAGAGAAGCAGCAAGAACCGGACATGCCATTTTCCTATACGGAGCAAAACCGGGCGTAGCCGACAAGGCAGCACAACAATTGCAGCAAACCTATCCTGATCTAATCGTCGCAGGTACACAGGACGGCTATGAGTCAAATAACGACAAAATCATCGACATCATTAACCAAGCCCAGCCATCCATACTATTCGTAGCGATGGGCTCTCCCAAACAAGAGCAATGGATTGAACAACATCGGGACAAGCTATACCCGACACTTTATCAAGGAGTTGGCGGCTCATTTGACGTTCTTGCAGGAAATCTCAAACGCGCGCCAGCTATCTTCCAACGCTTCGGTGCAGAGTGGCTATATCGACTATTAAAGGAACCGAGCCGTTTACAACGGCAAATGAATCTGCCGAAATTTTTATTTGAAGTTTTTAAACAAAAATGA
- a CDS encoding S-layer homology domain-containing protein produces MANQPTKYRKFLVGAASAALVASAVAPVASAATPELSDVQGNTHAEGINALIALGAISGYPDGTFKPNQVLTRSDVVKMMGKYLVALGQEIPGDYKTVQRFNDLPLTANEELLQYAALVKDAGVFNGTEAGNLDPTGKITRENMALVLVRAFDAILDRDLVAEVAATTFNKEVTDLASAKTEAHGAINVLDFLDITTVAQFNPKGSTTRGHFATFLNNTIKAEAEGKLPQQIVTEPKVESVSATNLKEVVVTFNTAVDKETGSDKANYSLKSGKAIDTVKLADDQKSVVLTVVGSLTNNKADHLNVSNVKAGDKEINVKDIEFKVVDNEIPVVKEVKSLGTKSLKITFSEPVEDVKQNNFTLDGKAYFGKVKVTGNEVILTPYDTAALAVGDHTVVVEKVKDFAGFMALRTSHDFTVVEDKVAPTIDKAEATLEKVTITFSEEIDDETVVASNVYWKSGNDKRKADTVKQLSSTEFEFTFLDADSLPTGSIDIYVEGVKDYSGNEIAKDTKVSVTPVVDQTRPEVKKVTVTSADTVKIQFSKNVLNSSTAAGSATNVSNYTLLDKDGKVISIKEAVVTEGNIVTLTTYSNLSTGKNKLTVKNVKDNTKLQNTMLDFSADVTKDDSTQPKIDSKTANADDLRVVIGFDEKMDVATLANYSNYLVKIDNTLQALNSNIADISVVQDGKVVVITFNEKIGSKDVSFTTQSATKTKVEEIQVLAVKDLEGNFLEGFTKNDGTNIVDVALAQNALSITETKLVNKDTVEFKFNAAIVSAPNSAFSATGNPVKSVEVNGTSTVKVKFEGKFDADAANLAGAITVDGTKLVTLAGTASTNAAITALGTIVDKVAPSLVTSTGVTGIVSSGDTLVLTFDEAINATALGLLASDLDIRIAGTVLKSTELQVSAGATGKVNIKVLKTGFAPTSDVNVTLTNNRFLLDGATPTANEAKLFTNVKATGTFSN; encoded by the coding sequence ATGGCTAACCAACCAACGAAGTACAGAAAGTTTCTAGTAGGAGCTGCATCAGCTGCTCTAGTAGCATCTGCAGTAGCACCAGTAGCAAGCGCGGCAACACCAGAATTATCAGATGTACAAGGTAACACGCACGCAGAAGGTATTAACGCACTAATCGCACTTGGTGCAATCAGTGGTTACCCAGATGGAACGTTCAAACCGAACCAAGTATTGACTCGTTCTGACGTTGTTAAAATGATGGGGAAATACCTAGTAGCTCTTGGACAAGAAATCCCTGGAGACTATAAAACAGTTCAACGTTTCAACGATCTACCATTGACTGCAAACGAAGAGTTGTTGCAATATGCAGCACTTGTAAAAGATGCAGGCGTATTCAACGGAACAGAAGCAGGTAACTTGGATCCAACAGGTAAAATCACTCGCGAAAACATGGCACTAGTACTTGTTCGCGCATTTGATGCAATCCTTGACAGAGACCTAGTTGCTGAAGTTGCAGCAACTACTTTCAACAAAGAAGTAACGGACCTTGCATCAGCAAAAACTGAAGCACACGGTGCTATCAACGTTCTTGACTTTTTAGATATCACGACTGTTGCTCAATTCAATCCAAAAGGTTCTACAACTCGCGGACACTTTGCAACATTCTTAAACAACACAATCAAAGCTGAAGCAGAAGGCAAATTACCACAACAAATAGTAACTGAGCCTAAAGTTGAATCTGTAAGCGCAACTAACCTTAAAGAAGTTGTAGTTACTTTCAATACAGCTGTTGACAAGGAAACTGGTAGCGACAAAGCTAACTATTCACTTAAATCAGGTAAAGCAATTGATACAGTGAAACTAGCTGACGATCAAAAATCAGTAGTTCTTACTGTAGTTGGTTCTTTGACTAACAATAAAGCAGACCACTTAAACGTTTCAAACGTTAAAGCTGGAGACAAAGAAATTAACGTAAAAGATATCGAATTCAAAGTAGTAGATAACGAAATTCCAGTAGTTAAAGAAGTGAAATCACTTGGAACAAAATCGTTGAAAATTACATTCTCTGAGCCAGTAGAAGATGTTAAACAAAACAACTTTACACTAGACGGCAAAGCGTACTTCGGTAAAGTTAAAGTGACTGGTAACGAAGTCATCTTAACGCCATACGACACTGCTGCACTTGCAGTGGGTGACCACACAGTAGTAGTAGAAAAAGTTAAAGACTTTGCTGGCTTCATGGCACTACGTACTTCACACGACTTCACAGTTGTTGAAGATAAAGTAGCTCCAACAATTGACAAAGCAGAAGCAACACTTGAAAAAGTGACAATCACATTCTCAGAAGAAATTGATGATGAAACGGTTGTAGCTTCTAACGTGTACTGGAAATCTGGTAACGATAAGAGAAAAGCTGATACAGTCAAGCAACTTTCTTCTACTGAATTCGAATTCACATTCTTAGATGCAGATTCACTACCAACAGGTTCAATTGATATTTATGTTGAAGGTGTGAAAGATTACTCTGGAAACGAAATTGCAAAAGATACAAAAGTATCTGTAACACCAGTAGTAGACCAAACACGTCCAGAGGTTAAAAAAGTAACAGTAACAAGTGCAGACACAGTTAAAATCCAATTCTCTAAAAATGTTTTAAATAGTTCTACTGCAGCTGGATCTGCAACAAATGTATCTAACTATACTCTTTTAGATAAAGATGGTAAAGTGATTTCTATTAAAGAAGCAGTAGTTACTGAAGGGAATATTGTTACTTTAACAACGTATTCAAACCTTTCTACAGGTAAAAACAAGTTAACTGTAAAAAATGTTAAAGATAACACGAAACTTCAAAACACAATGCTAGATTTCAGTGCGGACGTCACAAAAGATGATTCGACACAACCGAAAATTGATTCTAAAACTGCAAATGCAGACGATCTTCGTGTAGTAATTGGATTTGATGAGAAAATGGATGTTGCTACATTAGCAAACTATTCTAACTACCTTGTGAAAATTGATAATACACTACAAGCTTTAAATTCAAATATTGCTGACATTTCAGTAGTACAAGATGGTAAAGTAGTAGTTATTACTTTCAATGAAAAAATTGGTAGTAAAGATGTATCATTCACTACTCAATCAGCTACAAAAACTAAAGTAGAAGAAATTCAAGTTCTTGCAGTGAAAGACTTAGAAGGTAACTTCTTAGAAGGATTCACAAAAAATGATGGAACTAATATTGTTGATGTAGCCCTTGCGCAAAATGCGTTAAGCATTACAGAAACGAAATTAGTAAATAAAGATACAGTTGAATTTAAATTCAACGCAGCTATCGTAAGTGCTCCTAATAGTGCGTTTTCTGCAACTGGAAACCCTGTTAAAAGTGTAGAAGTCAATGGTACATCTACAGTTAAAGTGAAGTTTGAAGGAAAGTTTGATGCGGATGCAGCTAATCTAGCAGGCGCTATTACAGTCGATGGAACAAAATTAGTGACACTTGCAGGTACAGCATCAACTAATGCAGCAATAACAGCACTAGGCACTATCGTTGACAAAGTAGCTCCATCATTGGTTACGTCAACGGGTGTAACTGGAATTGTATCTTCTGGTGATACACTTGTCTTAACATTCGATGAGGCTATTAACGCTACAGCGCTTGGATTACTTGCAAGTGACTTGGATATTCGTATTGCAGGTACAGTTCTTAAATCTACAGAACTTCAAGTTTCTGCTGGAGCTACTGGTAAAGTCAATATCAAAGTATTGAAAACTGGCTTTGCACCAACTTCAGATGTTAATGTTACTCTAACAAACAACCGTTTCCTTCTAGATGGTGCAACTCCAACAGCTAACGAAGCGAAATTGTTCACAAATGTTAAAGCTACAGGTACATTTTCTAACTAA
- a CDS encoding IS3 family transposase (programmed frameshift), with protein MSKYTVEVKLQAVERYLTGNEGYKSIADSIGATKSQVINWVKLFEAQGENGFKKDYTSYSSEFKLNVLNFMIETGASLRETASTFNITSPSTVYKWEQLLKSKGLDALEPKKKGRPSMKKEEKKVESQKLIPAEGSVDALQAKIERLEMENAYFKKVERFSSRTRKITNKIKAQVIFELKEKYEVVDLVKVAGIPRSTYYYWENRLDRIDKYESVKEAIKHVFHEHKGRYGYRRITKELKKYGFTHEPKTINRLMNEIGLKCMVRMKKYRSYKGNVGNIAPNVLQRDFKADKMNQKWVTDVTEFHLFGEKRYLSPVLDLCNGEIIAYKVMNRPVYQLVGDMLDEAVQRLQPGDEVILHSDQGWHYQMRKYQKTLQEHQITQSMSRKGNCLDNAVIENFFGLLKSELLYLQEFKSMAHFEKELEEYLEYYNHKRMKAKLKDLSPVEYRTQILEAA; from the exons ATGTCAAAATATACAGTAGAAGTTAAATTACAAGCGGTGGAACGCTATTTAACTGGAAACGAAGGCTATAAATCCATTGCAGACAGCATTGGCGCAACTAAATCTCAAGTCATTAATTGGGTGAAATTATTTGAAGCGCAAGGTGAAAATGGTTTTAAGAAAGACTATACAAGTTACTCATCTGAGTTTAAACTAAACGTACTCAATTTTATGATCGAAACAGGTGCGTCTCTTCGAGAAACGGCAAGCACATTTAATATTACTTCCCCTAGCACCGTTTATAAGTGGGAGCAGTTGCTTAAGTCAAAAGGATTGGACGCGCTAGAACCAAAGAAAAAGGGGCGTCCATCCATGAAAAAAGAAGAGAAGAAAGTTGAATCACAAAAATTAATCCCAGCTGAAGGATCAGTAGATGCCTTACAAGCGAAAATCGAGCGTTTAGAAATGGAGAATGCTTATT TTAAAAAAGTTGAACGCTTTAGTTCTCGAACAAGAAAAATTACAAACAAAATCAAAGCGCAAGTAATTTTTGAACTAAAGGAAAAATACGAGGTCGTGGATTTAGTTAAAGTCGCGGGCATTCCACGCAGCACCTATTACTACTGGGAAAACCGATTGGATCGAATCGATAAATATGAATCGGTTAAAGAAGCAATCAAGCATGTTTTTCACGAACATAAGGGTCGATATGGTTATCGTCGCATCACAAAAGAACTAAAGAAATACGGCTTTACGCATGAACCAAAGACCATCAATCGCTTGATGAATGAAATCGGCTTAAAATGTATGGTCCGTATGAAGAAGTATCGCTCTTATAAAGGAAACGTCGGAAATATCGCTCCTAATGTATTACAACGAGATTTTAAGGCAGATAAAATGAATCAAAAATGGGTAACAGACGTAACCGAATTCCATCTCTTTGGAGAAAAACGTTATTTGTCACCTGTTCTTGATTTGTGTAATGGTGAAATCATCGCCTATAAAGTCATGAATCGACCGGTCTATCAACTTGTAGGTGATATGTTAGATGAAGCTGTTCAGCGCCTTCAACCAGGAGATGAAGTCATTCTTCATTCTGATCAAGGCTGGCATTATCAGATGAGAAAGTATCAAAAAACATTACAAGAGCACCAGATAACGCAAAGTATGTCCCGTAAGGGCAACTGCTTGGATAATGCGGTCATCGAAAATTTCTTTGGCTTATTAAAATCGGAATTACTATATTTACAAGAGTTTAAGAGCATGGCGCATTTTGAAAAGGAGTTAGAAGAATATCTTGAGTATTACAATCACAAGCGAATGAAGGCAAAATTAAAAGACCTGAGCCCGGTAGAATACCGAACTCAGATCTTAGAAGCTGCTTAA
- a CDS encoding O-antigen ligase family protein, whose translation MTSFYQANTKILKDEEEDRLSRIKVDRWIFTLLLLAVGLVPLIVGGHARTVISPQITNVALLSSGVKGDIFTNYKASVLIVIAIIAISLLFSKVFFMSGEIRKTKLNIFVGIFAIAITISTILSPSISIALWGQYNRSDGAISYLCYLALFFVAMNIDYPKKALHYVMYSFYPFVIINFILITMNFYGHDAMIYPIVQKMMTLFLPEGASLGDGAIFLGTLNQWNFMSGMFAVMMVMYLAWAIVDKNTIRSFVNVGVSVMTLAVMLMSISTSGFLTVLAITPLLVWLAIKSTDRKKAVIALCAFVVVSLPVFHVLAEKNPRVWNESIGFIFKKNPYVKEQPVATVPINFGLTVENNRVYAAENSFELPVLPGRGTAAGSGRAYIWSKTIDLTMDRPIFGFGLDTIMYHFPHYNIDARAGMRSEHTIVDKPHNMYVGIFYGTGIIGFIGFAGLAIIMALGGLKAVVTRRSIVPTVFAVGWLAYLIQALFNDTLPGTAAPMWAIAGMMMAFILRNKEVEEIIDGRND comes from the coding sequence ATGACATCATTTTATCAAGCAAACACTAAAATCTTAAAAGATGAAGAAGAAGATCGTTTATCTCGCATTAAGGTAGATAGGTGGATCTTTACTCTACTACTACTCGCAGTCGGTCTTGTACCTTTAATCGTCGGTGGTCATGCAAGAACTGTTATTAGTCCACAGATAACTAATGTGGCGCTACTATCTTCAGGAGTTAAAGGAGATATATTTACAAACTATAAAGCTAGCGTACTCATTGTAATTGCAATCATTGCAATTAGCCTCTTGTTTTCAAAAGTATTTTTCATGAGTGGCGAAATAAGGAAGACCAAATTAAATATATTTGTTGGTATTTTTGCTATTGCAATTACCATCTCCACGATTCTTTCACCTAGTATTTCAATAGCATTATGGGGCCAGTACAATCGTTCTGATGGTGCTATTTCATATCTATGCTATCTTGCGCTGTTCTTTGTAGCTATGAATATTGACTATCCGAAAAAGGCATTACATTATGTGATGTATTCATTTTATCCTTTTGTTATCATCAACTTCATTCTTATTACGATGAATTTCTATGGGCATGATGCGATGATCTATCCGATTGTTCAGAAGATGATGACCCTGTTTCTTCCAGAGGGTGCATCGCTTGGAGACGGAGCGATTTTTCTAGGGACACTGAATCAGTGGAACTTTATGAGTGGAATGTTTGCAGTGATGATGGTCATGTATCTTGCATGGGCGATTGTAGATAAGAATACGATTAGAAGTTTTGTGAACGTTGGAGTCTCAGTAATGACGTTAGCTGTTATGTTGATGTCTATTTCTACTAGTGGATTTTTGACTGTCTTAGCAATTACTCCATTATTGGTTTGGTTAGCTATTAAATCAACCGATCGCAAAAAGGCGGTTATTGCGCTTTGTGCTTTTGTTGTCGTTAGTTTGCCAGTGTTTCATGTATTGGCGGAGAAAAATCCGCGTGTTTGGAATGAGTCGATTGGGTTTATTTTTAAGAAAAATCCTTATGTAAAAGAACAACCAGTGGCAACGGTACCAATTAACTTTGGTTTAACGGTTGAGAACAACAGGGTCTATGCGGCTGAAAACAGTTTTGAGCTACCCGTACTTCCTGGGCGTGGGACCGCTGCAGGATCAGGGCGCGCCTATATTTGGAGCAAAACGATTGATCTGACAATGGACAGACCCATATTCGGCTTTGGATTAGATACAATTATGTACCATTTCCCACATTACAATATAGATGCACGTGCAGGAATGCGGAGCGAGCATACGATTGTCGATAAGCCACATAATATGTATGTCGGGATTTTTTATGGTACCGGAATTATTGGTTTTATCGGCTTTGCGGGTTTAGCAATCATTATGGCACTTGGCGGGCTGAAAGCTGTTGTCACAAGGCGATCCATAGTACCAACAGTTTTTGCTGTCGGATGGCTAGCATATCTCATACAGGCCCTGTTTAATGACACGCTACCAGGAACAGCTGCACCAATGTGGGCGATTGCTGGGATGATGATGGCGTTTATACTTAGAAATAAAGAAGTTGAGGAGATTATCGATGGAAGAAACGATTGA
- a CDS encoding Wzz/FepE/Etk N-terminal domain-containing protein has product MEETIELRELIETVWKGKWIIAGLTALFMLIAGGVSWFVLPEQFESKATVQVASEVQDTGIMASYVAAEFTPVIFSQRIKNESLMNEAFVEQGINEKLSMDDISATVQANTNIVDLKYTSTSAEKAQEHLELFINKTKERMNTSVKRTLTELEKTYTSEANQLSGEIESLIEQYNKLIVSNELPEMLVLQTLVNSQIIMTVSDAQSQALSNVNGALHNELMQMQAQVESKSTEYRKVLDKYQSVKTGLDSFRPDPFIRTIVEPTIPENPSAPSKLLNVAIAMIIGLMAGLGIVFFRQYWRNSSPTK; this is encoded by the coding sequence ATGGAAGAAACGATTGAGTTACGTGAGTTGATAGAAACAGTTTGGAAAGGTAAATGGATTATTGCGGGTTTAACTGCATTATTCATGCTGATAGCTGGGGGAGTCAGCTGGTTTGTCCTACCGGAACAATTTGAATCGAAGGCGACGGTGCAAGTGGCAAGTGAAGTACAGGATACCGGTATCATGGCTAGTTATGTTGCGGCAGAGTTCACACCGGTTATTTTCTCGCAACGTATCAAAAATGAATCGCTTATGAACGAGGCGTTTGTAGAGCAAGGGATAAATGAGAAGCTTAGCATGGATGATATTTCTGCAACAGTACAAGCAAATACGAATATTGTTGACTTAAAATATACAAGTACGAGTGCTGAAAAAGCACAGGAGCATCTGGAGCTTTTCATAAACAAAACAAAAGAACGTATGAATACCTCCGTCAAAAGAACATTAACGGAGTTGGAGAAAACTTACACATCGGAAGCAAATCAGTTGTCAGGTGAAATAGAGTCACTGATTGAACAATACAATAAGTTAATTGTGTCAAACGAACTGCCGGAAATGCTGGTTCTACAAACGTTAGTGAACTCGCAAATCATCATGACTGTCAGTGATGCCCAGTCGCAAGCATTATCAAATGTGAACGGAGCATTACATAACGAATTGATGCAGATGCAGGCGCAAGTCGAATCGAAGTCTACGGAGTATAGAAAAGTACTAGACAAGTATCAGTCGGTGAAAACAGGTTTAGATAGTTTCCGTCCAGACCCATTCATTCGTACAATTGTAGAACCGACAATACCTGAAAATCCATCTGCACCAAGTAAGCTGTTGAACGTTGCAATTGCGATGATTATTGGTCTAATGGCCGGCCTTGGAATCGTATTTTTCCGCCAGTATTGGCGGAATTCGTCACCAACGAAATAA